A single Pedobacter sp. PACM 27299 DNA region contains:
- the hisD gene encoding histidinol dehydrogenase: MKTYSYKELTEQEIKNLCLRQLEDDSSILDRVTQIIEQVKTRGDAALVDYAQQFDQVALKELFLSEAEIESIAATIPAAEKAAIDTAYANIHAFHAAQAHTENKLETMPGVSCWRESRPISRVGLYIPGGSAVLPSTFLMLGIPAVLAGCKEIVVCSPPQKDGKTNCFLAYCALKLGIKKIYMIGGAQAVAAMAYGTASVPKVYKIFGPGNRYVTQAKQLIQSSSMTAIDMPAGPSEVLVIADETANPAFIASDLLAQAEHGADSQAILVATSPEIIAETLKQIEAQIAVLPRKDVTAKAIANSYAVLVDDLEQAMEFSNEYAPEHLILATAQFEQLIPLIENAGSVFLGNLTPESAGDYASGTNHTLPTSGFAKAYSGVSLDSFIKKITFQHITEQGLTNIGNTVEVLAAAEGLQAHKNAITIRLKS; the protein is encoded by the coding sequence TTGAAAACCTATAGTTATAAAGAGTTGACTGAGCAGGAGATCAAAAATCTCTGTTTAAGACAACTGGAAGACGATAGTAGTATCCTGGATCGTGTCACTCAGATTATTGAGCAGGTAAAAACACGTGGAGATGCTGCTTTGGTAGATTATGCACAGCAATTTGATCAGGTAGCCCTAAAAGAATTATTTCTTTCAGAAGCCGAGATTGAAAGTATTGCTGCGACTATTCCTGCAGCAGAAAAAGCAGCGATTGATACTGCTTATGCAAATATCCATGCTTTTCACGCCGCACAGGCCCATACGGAAAACAAACTGGAAACCATGCCCGGCGTCAGCTGCTGGCGGGAATCCAGACCCATCTCTCGCGTAGGCTTATACATTCCTGGCGGATCTGCAGTATTGCCCAGCACTTTTTTGATGCTCGGTATCCCGGCTGTATTGGCAGGATGTAAAGAAATTGTGGTGTGCTCCCCTCCTCAGAAAGACGGAAAAACAAATTGTTTCCTTGCTTACTGTGCCCTGAAGCTGGGCATCAAAAAGATATATATGATTGGCGGTGCACAAGCTGTTGCCGCAATGGCTTACGGAACAGCAAGCGTTCCGAAAGTATACAAGATTTTCGGACCGGGAAACCGTTATGTGACTCAGGCTAAACAACTGATCCAGTCCAGCAGCATGACGGCAATAGACATGCCTGCGGGTCCTTCAGAGGTTTTAGTGATTGCCGATGAGACCGCTAATCCAGCATTTATTGCCTCCGATTTATTGGCTCAGGCAGAACATGGTGCCGACAGTCAGGCGATTTTAGTGGCTACTTCTCCGGAAATTATTGCCGAAACGCTAAAACAAATCGAAGCCCAGATTGCTGTACTTCCTAGAAAAGACGTTACCGCAAAAGCGATCGCCAATTCTTATGCAGTATTAGTAGACGACCTGGAACAAGCCATGGAATTTAGCAATGAATATGCTCCGGAGCACCTGATCTTAGCTACCGCTCAATTTGAGCAGCTGATCCCGCTGATTGAGAATGCAGGTTCTGTATTTTTAGGCAACCTGACTCCGGAAAGTGCCGGCGACTATGCCTCGGGCACCAACCATACCCTACCTACCAGCGGCTTCGCCAAAGCCTACTCTGGCGTATCTCTGGATTCTTTTATCAAAAAAATCACTTTTCAGCACATCACGGAACAAGGTTTAACCAATATTGGCAATACCGTTGAGGTGTTGGCCGCTGCAGAAGGTCTGCAAGCTCACAAAAATGCAATCACTATTCGTTTAAAATCATAA
- the hisC gene encoding histidinol-phosphate transaminase, with protein MDINNLQRENIKNLKPYSTARDEYKGQASVFLDANENGYGSPLDVNFNRYPDPLQLDLKDAISKIKGVPIENTFLGNGSDEAIDLLFRAFCEPGKDNVIILPPTYGMYEVSAGINNVEARKVNLLPNFQLDLEKIAEAIDENTKLIFICSPNNPTGNSIIRTDIETVLANFNGLVIIDEAYINYAKQRTFIQELTEYPNLVILQTFSKAWGLAALRLGMAFAARPVIDILNKVKPPYNINQATQDLALKALENIAQVNEWIKITVTERENLSEELINLPIVKKVHASDANFILIEVIDALKTYDALVNQGIIVRDRSKVTLCEGCLRITIGTPQENEILLNALKALNS; from the coding sequence ATGGATATCAATAACCTCCAAAGAGAAAACATCAAAAATCTGAAACCATATTCTACTGCTAGAGATGAATATAAAGGACAGGCCAGTGTATTTTTAGATGCTAATGAGAACGGATACGGTTCTCCGTTAGATGTTAATTTTAACAGATACCCGGATCCATTGCAACTGGATCTTAAAGATGCCATCAGCAAAATCAAAGGTGTACCAATTGAAAATACCTTCCTTGGGAATGGCAGCGATGAAGCGATAGACTTATTGTTCCGCGCTTTCTGCGAACCTGGAAAAGACAATGTGATCATCCTTCCTCCTACTTATGGCATGTATGAAGTTTCTGCAGGCATCAACAATGTAGAAGCCAGAAAAGTGAACCTCCTGCCAAACTTTCAGCTGGATCTGGAGAAAATCGCTGAAGCAATCGATGAGAATACGAAGCTGATTTTCATTTGTTCTCCAAATAACCCAACAGGAAATTCCATTATCCGCACCGATATTGAAACGGTCCTGGCTAATTTCAACGGATTAGTGATCATTGACGAAGCTTATATTAACTACGCCAAACAACGCACTTTTATCCAGGAGCTGACGGAATACCCGAACCTGGTGATCCTGCAAACATTCTCTAAAGCATGGGGTCTTGCCGCATTGCGTTTGGGAATGGCATTTGCTGCCCGCCCAGTCATCGATATTCTGAATAAAGTGAAACCTCCTTACAACATCAATCAGGCTACACAAGACCTGGCATTGAAAGCTTTGGAAAACATCGCACAGGTCAATGAATGGATCAAAATCACCGTTACAGAAAGAGAAAACCTGAGCGAAGAGCTGATCAACCTGCCAATCGTTAAAAAAGTTCATGCTTCTGATGCCAATTTCATACTCATTGAAGTGATCGATGCCTTGAAAACTTATGACGCTTTGGTAAACCAGGGCATCATCGTCAGAGACCGCTCTAAAGTAACCTTATGTGAAGGCTGCTTAAGAATCACAATAGGAACCCCACAAGAAAACGAAATCCTCTTAAACGCTTTGAAAGCGCTGAACTCATAA
- the hisG gene encoding ATP phosphoribosyltransferase: protein MKTLKIAIQKSGRLNEKSVEILKNCGLSFENYKSSLISTVTNFPLEILFLRDDDIPEYVQDGIADIGIVGENVIVESGADVTYLQRLGFGKCTLKIAIPNESRITEIAQLEGKAIATSYPVILEKYLKDNHVNAEVRTISGSVEIGPGLGLSDAICDIVSTGGTLKSNGLKPFSEVMKSEAILIGSKGSELLPEVQELLQRILSVLRAKETKYVVLNVAKTNLKKVVDLLPGVKSPTVVPLFDEEWVAVHSVIAEHDFWEKINSLKAAGAQGIVVMPIEKIIA, encoded by the coding sequence TTGAAAACACTTAAAATAGCTATCCAGAAATCTGGTAGATTAAACGAAAAATCAGTAGAGATTCTTAAAAATTGTGGTTTATCATTCGAAAACTACAAAAGTTCCCTTATATCCACCGTTACTAATTTCCCTTTAGAGATTCTTTTCCTGAGAGATGACGACATTCCAGAATATGTTCAGGATGGCATTGCCGATATCGGTATTGTTGGAGAAAACGTAATCGTAGAATCCGGTGCTGATGTGACTTATCTTCAACGCTTAGGTTTTGGTAAATGCACGTTAAAAATCGCTATTCCTAATGAAAGCAGAATCACCGAGATCGCGCAATTAGAAGGTAAAGCCATCGCCACTTCTTACCCGGTAATTTTAGAAAAATACCTGAAAGACAACCATGTCAATGCAGAAGTAAGAACCATTTCCGGTTCGGTAGAAATTGGTCCTGGCTTAGGATTGAGTGATGCCATCTGTGACATTGTATCTACTGGCGGAACGCTAAAGAGCAACGGTTTAAAACCATTCTCAGAAGTGATGAAATCTGAAGCCATCCTGATTGGCAGCAAAGGATCTGAATTGCTTCCTGAAGTACAGGAGCTATTACAAAGAATCCTTTCGGTATTGCGCGCCAAAGAAACCAAATATGTGGTACTGAACGTGGCAAAGACCAACCTGAAGAAAGTGGTTGATTTATTACCAGGCGTAAAAAGTCCAACGGTGGTGCCTTTGTTTGATGAAGAATGGGTGGCTGTTCATTCTGTAATTGCGGAACACGATTTCTGGGAAAAGATCAACAGCCTGAAAGCTGCCGGCGCCCAGGGAATTGTGGTTATGCCAATTGAGAAAATCATCGCTTAA